A segment of the Capsicum annuum cultivar UCD-10X-F1 unplaced genomic scaffold, UCD10Xv1.1 ctg39801, whole genome shotgun sequence genome:
tgggatgatatggctcaagattttgtgcaacaatttcagtaCAATCTTGATATTATCCCCGACCGCACTTCTctcgctaatatgaagaaaaaaccatctgaaagttttcgagagtttgccataaaatggagagaacaggcGTCTAGAGTCAAGCCGCCACTGAAGGACCAGGAACTGATCGACatttttctccaaactcaagagtccgattattttcatcatttactagccgcggttggtaaacctttcgccgaagcaataaaaattggggaaatggtggagaatggcatcaaatcaggaaaaatcatgagccaaaccgccctcagggccactacacaagccattcagAGTGGATCAGGTAGTTTCGGAAATCGGANNNNNNNNNNNNNNNNNNNNNNNNNNNNNNNNNNNNNNNNNNNNNNNNNNNNNNNNNNNNNNNNNNNNNNNNNNNNNNNNNNNNNNNNNNNNNNNNNNNNGAGTGGATCAGGTAGTTTCGGAAAtcggaagaagaaggaggaaggatccatgatggcGTCAGGACCGGGCAATGCCCAAAGGGGATGGAACTCCCCTTACGTTCATGTCCAACAGGGACAACCTagccctcctcaacattattatacgcctcaacctgctgttcttaatgctcaagcgtaTTCCCGACCTCCGCAGCGGCCACAATGGCGGGCACCTGCGCCACAAGGTTTTCGTCCGCGCCAGCCGAATTTACAAGCCCCTCGTAATCCGTATGTTACGGAAGACTATACAAGGGAACAGAGgtcaaaggaaaacttcaccccaattggagagtcatatacGAGCCTGTTGCGGAAATTagtcaaattaggatggattgaacctgttttgcctttcaaagtggatccgaatgctagttggtttgatcctaatgtaaggtgtgagtaccattccaACGTCTAAGGTCACAGTACCGAAAACTGTTGGAGTctgaagagagccattgaaaagttaatcgaaagtaaggcaatcgtaatacaaaaagaagaagcaccgaATGTCACCGACAAT
Coding sequences within it:
- the LOC124891683 gene encoding uncharacterized protein LOC124891683 — translated: MKKKPSESFREFAIKWREQASRVKPPLKDQELIDIFLQTQESDYFHHLLAAVGKPFAEAIKIGEMVENGIKSGKIMSQTALRATTQAIQSGSGSFGNRKKKEEGSMMASGPGNAQRGWNSPYVHVQQGQPSPPQHYYTPQPAVLNAQAYSRPPQRPQWRAPAPQGFRPRQPNLQAPRNPYVTEDYTREQRSKENFTPIGESYTSLLRKLVKLGWIEPVLPFKVDPNASWFDPNVRCEYHSNV